A segment of the Capricornis sumatraensis isolate serow.1 chromosome 8, serow.2, whole genome shotgun sequence genome:
GGAACTTCTGGGTCTAGTACAAGTCTCTTGTGGGTGAGTCCATTTTGTGGGTGGATATCACTGAGTTCTGCCAACCAGGTTTAAATCCCCATTAGTGAATTTTGTCACACTAACTGTAAATCTTTTATTGGTTCTACTGGTAATCGACCACTTGATAATAGGAACACATACAGTGTTCCAAAGTTTCTGCCCTCATCTCATTAAATGTCCGTGTGAGTGAAAGttaatcagtcatgtccgactctttgagaccccatggaatatacagtgaatagaattctctaggccagaatactggagtaggtagcctttccattctccaagggatcttcccagatcagggactgaacccaggtctcccacattccaggcagattccttaccagctgagccaccagagaagcccaagaatactggagtgggtagcctatccactctccagcggatcttcccaacccaggaatcaaaccagggtctcctgcgttacaggtggattctttaccaactgagctatcagggaagcccaaatgtccACAGattattttacctatttttatatataatacttaAATGTGTAATAAgagattattatataatatattataattacataatacattgtattattaaattatattattaatatatttattataattgtaataaataatataatcataaataattataatcactataatattaatatataatatattataatatataataaattaaatatcaaagttgtatattgtcaccctacttatttaacttatatgcacagtacatcatgagaaatgctggactggaaaaaacacaagctggaatcaagatttccaggagaaatatcaataacctcagatatgcagatgacaccacccttacggcagaaagtgaagaggaactaaaaagcctcttgatgaaaatgaaagaggagagcgaaaaagttggcttaaagctcaacattcagaaaacgaagatcgtggcatccggtcccatcacttcatgggaaatagatggggaaacagtggaaacagtgtcagactttattttggggggctgcaaaatcactgcagatggtgactgcagccacgaaattaaaagacgcttactccttggaagaaaagttatgaccaacctagatagcatattcaaaagcagagacattactttgccgactaaggtccgtctaatcaaggctatggtttttccagtagtcatgtatggatgtgagagttggactgtgaagaaggctgagcgctgaagaattgatgcttttgaactggtgttggagaagactcttgagagtcccttggactgcaaggagatccaaccagtccattctgaaggagatcaaccctgggatttctttggaaggaatgacactaaagctgaaactccagtactttggccacctcatgtgaagagttgactcactggaaaaactctgatgctgggagggattgggggcaggaggagaaggggacgacaaaggatgagatggctggatggcatcactgactcgatggacgggagtctgagtgaactcatggaggcctggcgtgctgcgattcatggggttgcaaagagtcggacacgactgaggactgaagtgaactgatattatatacactatatatttattataatatattatgtaatataatataatataactttattattatattataatatattataaatataaaatataatttattattgtattattagataatattattaatatagtgtatattaattaatatgatgatatattatataatgaatgattatataataattataaatgatatactaatatattatacatatattatataactatagttatatataatataatattatttataataattatataataatattatatatagcatataatgttatatatatataatatatattatatatataatagaagaCTTCTGAGGCTTCCTGGAAAactttactatatatataataatataatattatagtattatattattttatataatatattattataatgttattatatataatagttacataattattatacataatatataaatatatataatagattatAATCTATAATAACattgttatatttatattatatataatatattattaatacatatactttgtgtataaatatatttatatattgttatataattaatacattatgatataatatattataagaatttaaaatgtccatagattattttaattctttaggTAAAAACCATTGGAGGAAATAAGGGCTATTAATTTTAGAAGAAATTGTTCCATCTGAAGCTGTAGGTTCAGTGTGTCTGTGGGAGGAGAGTTCAGGATCTTCCTTCATTACCATCTTGAAccagctattattttaaaaatacaaagaagaaaatactcaTAATCCTACTACTGTCATTTTACTACACTACCTTCCATTCTTTCTCcccagttttcagttcagttcagttcagtcgctcagtcgtgtccaactctttgcaaccccttggactgtggcccagcaggctcctctgtccatgggattctccaggcaagaatacgagagtaggagctcttcccttctccaggggatcttctggagccaagaatcgaacctgcatcccttgcatctctggcattggcaggcacgttctttaccccATGCCTAAATCTCTCTCCGACCTGCCTGTTAACCACTCGGTGCAATCTCAGAATGTCCCACCCTCCAACATGAAAGGGAAAGTCAGACTCTACCAGTTCATCTCTCTCCATTTGCCAAAGAGGAAACAGATGCAGAGAGGAGAAGAGACTCACTGGGGGCTCCTCACTCACTCCAAGACTTCTCTGACTCTCTTCAGAGCCCAACAGGGCCGGCACCCTATGGTCCCCAAGCaacattttcaaatgaatgaacAGTCAAGCTAAAGACGCTCATCCCCTGAGATGCGGCTATCAGTCCCCAAGTGTTGAAAGGTACACCAGGTGGAGGAAGGGCAGGTGAGACAGAGATAAAGATAGAGACTGTCCTTGACAGAAACTGATGAGCCTGGGAATTAGTCTGGGCCCTCCAGATGCAGGAGGGTTGCTTTGTCAGGCCAGTGAAAAGGACAAGACAGTCAAAGGGCTTTGGAACAAGCAGTAGGAATCATCTTGCCCCAGCACCAGCTGGTCAGGGCTGAGATCCTGGCATCTCTGACCTGGGCTGTGGGCTTAGAGAGCAGCATCCTTGAAGTCCATCAGGAGCAGCGCCACACGTGTCCCATGATCTGCTTTCCTGGGGTGAATCTGCCATCACCTCcagcccttcctgcctccctgggcTTCCAGGTTAGATGGGACCTTTAGGGCTGTTCCCTAGGGCTTGGGGAAGAGGTTCTGGGGTTCATGCTGGGACACTGGGCATCAGAGTCCTCAGCTCCACTTCACCACTCTCCTCACAATGGCATCAGAAGAAAGAATTCTTTTCTGAGCAGAGGAATCACAGTGAGGTGGCAGGTTTAGGGGTGATGGACGCAGCTCCACATAGGTacctccagagagaagagactaGGGTCTCCTGGCTGTGTGGTTGCCAACAAGCCCTGCCCCTCTCAGGGCCCCCtcagaaggaggcagaggagcGATAGCATCCTTTAGGGACATGGGGCCAACACAGGTGTTACCACATGGAGGGGTGTCTTCCGAGTTCTGGGCTCTCAGACCCTCGCATCCCCTCTCTCCCATTCAGTCTCTCTAGAAGGACAGGAGAGAAGGCACCATGCTGACTGAGAACAGAGGGTCCTCCTGGGGCCTGTGAGTGCAGAGGCCATAGCTCTCCGTGGCATTGCCTGGTTAACTACTTAGTGACCCCTCTGCTCCCAGGCTGCATGGCCTTAGGCTGTTGAGATAGCTCTTCCTCTCCAGGGCATACCTGCCTTAACTCCCTGGCTGGAAGCCGAGCAGCATCTGGTATATGGTGTGAAGGGCAGAGCCCACTTGTGTTCACAGGTGAGCGGTCAGGCAGGAGATTTGCTGGCAGAAAGTGGAATAATCAAAGGCAGGCAGGCAAAGTGGGTAAACTGAATGCCTGAGTGACAGGGAAATGAGAAATAGCCTCCAATGCATGGCAGATAAGATGGGAAAGTGCATGAAAACTTGGGTAGTCCAAACCCCAGATTCACATCCTGGCTTTGTCACCAAATTGCTGAATGAAGTCAGTGTTTTCTGGGTCCTGCTTCCCATTTGTGACATGGGTGTTGGGGGAGATGATATCTTAGAATCACTGCCAGTTGGCTGACACAGAGGTAGGAAGGAAGGtgcactcttttaaaaaatatatatttatttagctgccTTGGGTTTTAGTTGTAGCTTGCagaatcttcattgcatcatgcaggGTCTTTCATTGTGGTacatggactctctagctgtggtgtgtggactcAGTATTTGTGGCGATCAGGCTCCAGAGAgaataggcttcagtagttgcagcaagcaAGTTTAGtttccccacagcatgtgggatcctagttccccaaccagggattgaacccatgtcccctgcatctgcaaggcagattcctaaccactggaccatcatggAAATCCCTGAGCTCTTTAAGAATGTCTTAGCTCTCAATACTCACTGCCCAGTGTAGAGTAGATACAACAGGTAAGACTGTCATGTAAATTATTAAAGAAGAATGAATGAGGAGTTGGCGGAGGAAAGCAAAGGAGGAGAGGAAGCCCTTGGAATAGAAAGGGTTCGTGTTGTTGTGCTtggctgtgtccagctctttgctaccctgtggactatagcccactaggctcctctgtccataagattctccagacaagaatactggagcgggttgccatttcctcctctaggggatcttcctgacacagggatggaagctgcatctcctatagctcctgaattagcaggcagattctttactcctgagccagctgggaagccctagaaagaGCTCATTTTGGGTTAAAACAGGAGTTGCAGAGAAAGCTATTTGGGACGCCATCAAAAGAAGAATCTGGGTTGACCAGCAAGAGACCAGGGTCAAGGAATTAGATAGACACTCCCCATACTGAGAGACCTAGGGCCCACTGACCATTCCCCACTCTGCTAAGGCAGATGGAGGCCTgagacaagagaaagaaagaagttgtTGGTTTTGTGTGCAGATTCCTGCATGGGTCTCAGTGTGCCCAGGAAGATCCATGGAGGTCTGACATTTGTTTCTCTGGCATTGGTGGGAGTTGGAGGAGGTATGTATCTGGGTCTGAGTCTTCAGGTGTATGTGGCATATACACCTATGGATGGGTCTGTGTGCATCTGCGTGTGTCTGTCCTACCTGTAAACACATGCATGTGAGTGTTCTCATGTCCTAGTGGGGGTGAGTGTGCCTCTGGCATGTCTGTGTGTCTGAAATTATCAGACTCACATCCCctgtgcttctgtgtcttggtgcATCTGAGTATTTCCTACAAAGATGACCTTTTCCATATAAGATTTAGGGCCGCAAGTTGCCTGGGAGCTGGCATTCCTGATCTTAGATCTTCACCATCTCTGCCTCTCTTGATGAACACTTGTCTGTCCtactcaaatgccacctcctcacTGTAGCCTTCCGTGGCTCCCGGGACAGTTCAAACAAGTTCTCTGAGGGCAGATATTTAGTTGTCCATTCCTATAAGGCCTAGCAGGCAACTAAACATCTGTCCTCAGAGAACTTGTCATCTAGTGGGAAGACAAGGATCACAGCAGCAAAAGTCACTGTAATACCAGCAAATGAGGGCCGCGTTCCAAATGGGGGTTACAAGAGATGGAGGAGAGAGACATTCATGTGGGCTGAAGAAGTCAAGAAAGGAAGTGGGAGCTGAGAGAGGAGCCCTGGCATATACACACCCGCACGTGTGAAACAGACAGCTAAAGGGAAGCTtctctatagcacagggagctcagcttggtgctctgtgatggccttgaggggtgggatgggggtggtgggaggcaggcccaagagggaggagatatatgtatatatatagctgattcacattgttgtacagcagaaattaaaacagtaaaGCAATCATACTtcagaaagaaataaatacatatttaaaaaaagaaaaaaaaaggaaggaagcagggcttcctggaggaggtgaagcTGGGGCTGGGTATTGGGCTGGGGTAGGAAGAGCACCGCAGGTAGGGAGCCACGTGCAGGAAAGGCACACGAGAAGGTGTAAGCAAGAGACAGTGacgagggctcccctggtggctcggtggtaaagaatccgcctgcccatgcaggagccacgggttcgatccctaaatggggaagatcccacgtgctgtggggcaactaacctctgggccacaactattgagcctgtgctccacaaccagagaagccaccacaatgagaagcccgtgcaccgccacaaccagagaaaaatccatgcagctacaaagacccagcacagccaaaaataaataatttttttaaatgatggaagtggcaaataaattttgtaaaaaaaaaaaaagagagagagagagagacagtgagaaGATCATCCTGGCTGGGGTTGGGAAAGGGAATAATGTGGAAGCAGCCGGAGCTGAGGttggagaggaatcctgggagCCAAGCTGGAAGGCTTTCGGTGCCAGGCTGAGTGGTTCACACCGTATCCAGTGGGCAATGGGGAGACTTGGCAGGGCAGCAGAGCTGGGTAGAAACAGCATGCCCAGGAATTCCTGGGGCCCTTACAGGtctggctttctctctctttctctctctctaaggCTGCTGTTCCAGCCCACAGGAAACACGCTGAAGTCTCTGGGCAGAGATGGGTAACGGTGTATCTGTCCCTAAGACCAGGGACCTCTGGCCAGGAGGCGGACCCTCTTACAGACTCTGCAGACAGCCCTGAGACCTGGCACACTGCCCTCCAGGTGACAAACCCAGCACCCCTCTGCTGTCTTCTCACCATGGTTCTATTTTCCTCCCAACCCCACTCTGCCTTCCAGGGAAGAAGCCACATGTTCACTCTCCCCCTTACCTGAAATTCTCTTCCTATTCCCAAGTCTCTGTCTGATGATCTCCTACTCATTCTCCCAACCCTAGCTCAACCCTTCACTTTGGAATCTTCCTTGAATCGGCCAAGCAGAGGAAATCGTTCCCACTTTGTTCATAGTTAGTACTGCTTCTTACATTGTGCATGGCTGGAGGTCAAGGACAAAGACTGACCTGCCTTCATAGTCCGAGAGACCAACACAACACCTGACCCAAAGCAAGCACTTGATAAACTCACGTGAGGTGGACTGTTGAACTGTTTAGTGCCACACAGCCCAACTCCAGCTAGAGCAGTGTGTCCAAAAACACTGACAACGTAGAGGGTAACCAGAATAGAAAAAGACCTGGCAATGGAGTTCTGTAAGGAAGGATCTAGGGCACCATGGGGGTTTGGACTGGAGAAAAGAGGACTCAGTGGACCTCGAACAGATTTCTTTGAACATGATGTGAAAAGCTGCAGAGAAAGCAGATTTGGTGTGTGGCCCCCAGCGGCCAAAACTGGGGCCGCTTGTGGAAGTTACTGGGAAGCTGGTTTCAGATGAGATTAAGAAAAGCATACTTAAATAACTAAAGCCTCCCTGAGCTGCCAAATAATAGGTGATGAATTCATGAAAGGCAAATATAGTAAGATGTCTTGTGAGAAAACTTCAGTTGGTATTCAGATGGGCTGGGTCTCAATTCTGCCCCTAACTACTGGTTTGACTAAGCAAATGATGAAGATGTCGTtgaagatatagatagatagattgtGGTTGTTGctgtgttattgtttagtcactaattcatgtgaccccatggactatatgtagtccgccaggcccctctgtccgagggatttcccaggcaagaatactggagtggtttgccaatttccttctccaagggatcttcctgagccagggacagaatccacatcttctgcatttgcaggcaggttctttaccactgagccatgaggcctggatagatagatgatagatagatagatacttgATAGACACATGATAGATGACAGTCTTTAATGCCTattatgtgctgggcactgtgccaCGTATTTTAGATTTATTATCCACCCTGTCCTCAcaactgtggagaaggaaatggcaagccacttcagtattcttgcctggaaaattccttggacagaggaggctggcaggctacagtccatggggctgacaaaaagtgggacacgactgagtgattaagcacatcCTCACAACTGTAAGAGTAGCAACTAGTATTTTTTCTCACTTAAaggagaagaaactgaggctcagagagccgCAAATGATGGAGCCAGGACTCAAAATCAGATCAGATCTACTCCCAAGCTTGAGACACCCCAGTGCCCAGAACACCCTTCTGAGACTAAGTTTCTTCATAAAACTAGGATTATTGGATGAGCAGTGTGGTCCCTACCCCATTTTAGCAAGCagaagttttcaaaaatattcatattttaaaacatgcagAAATCTACCTAGAGGTGCCAGATTACGTTGGgctgtctcctctctcccctccgcGCCCCCACCGTGGCGGCCACTCCATGGCTCTGGCCAACCTCACCTCCCGCCCAGCGTTCCTCCTCCTCGGCCTGATGGACGGCACAGACATCCACCCGCTGCTGTTCCTCCTCTTCCTTGGCGTCTACCTGGTCAATGCCCTGGGCAACCTGAGCATGGTGGTGCTGGTGAGGTCCGACGCGGCCCTCCGCTCCCCCATGTATTACTTCTTGGGTCACCTGAGCCTCGTGGACGTCTGCTTCACCACTGTCACGGTCCCCAGGCTGCTGGCCGGCCTGCTCCACCCGGGCCAGGCCGTGTCCTTCCGGGGCTGCTTTGCCCAGATGTACTTCTTCGTGGCTCTGGGCATCACCGAGAGCTACTTGCTGGCGGCCATGTCCTACGACCGGGCGGCGGCCGTGTGCCGGCCCCTGCACTACGCGGCGGTCATGACCCCCGGGCGCTGCGCGGCGCTGGTGGGGGCGTCCTGGGCCGTGGCTAACCTGCACTCGCTGCTGCACACGCTGCTCATCTCCAAGCTCTCCTACCCACGCGCCGCCCCCGTGCGCCACTTCTTCTGCGACATGACGGTAATGCTGAGCTTGGCCACCTCGGACACGTTGGCCGCGGAGACGGCCATCTTCTCCGAGGGCCTGGCCGTGGTGCTGACCCCGCTGCTCCTGGTGGCCCTGTCCTACGCGCGCATCCTCGTCGCGGTGCTGGGGGTGCGGTCGGCAGGGGGTCGGCGCCGCGCCTTCTCCACCTGCGGGGCCCACCTGGTGGTGGTGTCGCTTTTCTTCGGCTCCATCCTCTCCGTCTACTTCCGGCCATCGTCTGCCTACTCCGCCCGCTACGACCGCCTGGCCAGCGTGGTCTATGCGGTGGTTACCCCGACCCTGAACCCTTTCATCTACAGCCTGCGCAATAAAGAAGTCAAGGGTGCCCTAAAAAGGGGGCTCCGGTGGAGGGCTGCACCCCCAAGAGGTGTGACGGCAGGTCTGGACTCACTGGCATCTCAATAATAATGATTACAGAAGAACgccactctcccctccccctcctttttaTAGCTTTCCAAAACCCAAACAACCTTTAATCCCGCaatgtcttatttctttttaaattaaaaattagatcTGAAGCCAACAGGACAAGGTGTTTATTCAAGGGGATGGGGACAGAGCAATAAGCCAAATTCCTTTCTGTATTGCTTGAATGTCTGAAACAGAATCTACTTCTAAATTTTGGAAAAATGGAAGGGGAACAAGCAGGCGAGGAGGAAATGAAtcttgggagagagagagaggggagagtgTGACCAGCAGCAACCCCGTGGGAGGAGAAGAAATTAGAGAAACAGAGCAGGTCTAAGGTTTTTTTAAGTGGTTTCTTAAAGATGCCTTGCAATGTAGTCCACGTTTCTACAGACTCCTTTTCTAGAAACTTTGGGAAAGATCTAGTTATTTAATGATATAAATActctgaggggcttcccttgtggctcggctggtaaagaatctgcctacaatgtgggagacctgggttcgatccctgggttgggaagatcccttggagaagggaaaggctacccactccagtattctggcctgaagaattccatggactgttaagtccatggggtcgcaaagagtcagagcgacttaacaacaacaacaaatattctgAAGGCAAAATACTCAGCATTGAGAATACTGTAAAGAAATGACCACTGTCATTTAATTTTGGaaggagtttcagttcagttcagttcagtcgctcagtcgtgtccaactctttacgaccccatgaatcgcagcacaccaggcctccctgtccatcaccaactcccagagttcactcagattcatgtccatcgagtcagtgatgccatctagccatcccatcctttgtcgtccccttctcctcctgcccccaatccctcccagcatcagagtttttccagtgagtcaactcttcacatgaggtggccaaagtactggagtttcagctttagcatcattccttctaaagaaaccCCAgagctgacctccttcagaatggactggttggatctccttgcagtccaagggactctcaagagtcttctccaacaccagttcaaaagcatcaattcttcggtgctcagccttcttcacagtccaactctcacatccatacgtgaccacaggaaaaaccacagccttgactagacggacctttgttggcaaagtaatgtttctgcttttgaatatgctgtctaggttggtcataactttccttccaaggagtaagcgtcttttaatttcatggctgcagtcaccatctacagtgattttggagcccaaaaaaataaagtctgacactgtttccactgtttccccatctatttcccatgaagtgatgggaccggatgccatgatcttcgttttcttaatgttgagctttaagccaactttttcatctctcctctttcacgttcatcaagaggctttactTGAGAAGAATTCCTTGGAGGTGATTTGACAGTTTCTACCCAATTAAAAATGTCCATATCCTGTGACTGAGTATACCATTTCTGAAAATTGAATTTATtattcaaaacaataaaaaactgaaaacaacccaaatgtccaccaagaatagattatttaaataaattatggtaaatAACATCCATTTAACAAAACATTACATAGCTTCTAGAAGAGTTACATGTCCTTACGTGAAATGATGAATTCAGAACATACTTGAAGTGATAATGAGAAAATGGCAGCTACGATTTAGtcctatttatttataatatataaatacagaaaataactGGAAAAGTATGCCCCAGCTTTTAACTGCCATCATGGAGAGGGTGAAGAACAATGGAGGACCCACATATTCCACCTTATTActtatttctttgttgtttggCTATTTCTTGGTGAGaatgtattattttcaaaatcaataaaaatttttaagaagaaatgaagtaaaagTTGGCATTATTAGGAAGACTTTTTTAAAGGTGAGATCTTTTAAGACAAATTCTTTTCAAGAAACACATCAATGCATTCAAATCAAATCAATAGatatttattctctatatctAGCAGATTCAAGGCACTGAGTTAGGCACCATAGAGAGGAGAGGGCACCTGTCTTCGAGATCAAGACACTTGTAATATACTTGATAAGAAAAGAAGTAAACAAAGAAAGCACCAGATACTTTCAGACATAATATTCCAGAGGAAAAAATCTACCTCAGAGTCATAAATAGACTTTAGTCTTCAGCCTCTATTTGTGTTACCTTGAGCAATAGGTGAGCCACCATTTTAATGTCTATAAATTAAACAATTCATAACAGAACTCTGTGATTCAATCCatataattttaattcaaaagaCGAATTCTCATCGAAAATATAGATACTACCTTGTACTTCCTtgacagtccaatggttaagactttgccttccaatgcagggagtatgggttcaattcctggtcagggagctaacatcccacatgactcatggacagaaaaaaaaaaaaaacattaaaaaaaatgaagtaacaTTGAAACAAATTCGACaaagactttaaatttttttaattaaaaataaaataaaaaatatagatagTACCAAAAGAAGCaggtctttccaggtggcactagtggtaaagaacccgcctgccaatgcaggagactcgagagactcaggtttggtccctgggttgggaagatcccctggagaagggcatggttgcaagatccactccagtatttttgccccaagaatcctttggacagagaagcctagagggctacagtccctggcatTGCAAAatgtaggacacaactgaagtgacttagcacagcacacatcaGAAGTAATTAACTTGCCATTAACTGACAAATGATTGGTACagttaaaagaaacagaataatttTAGAATGTGGTCATTAAGTGGATGAATCAATCAAcacctgaaaataaaattaaaaactgaatagGTCAGCAAGGGGAAAAATGATGCTCCTAGAGAATAAAGTTACAAGAGTAACACATAATAAACTGGAAGATATTCTTCATGGAGTAGACATGTCTGGCAGAAGCAAAGTACAGAAGTGTTTGAGAAATTTGGATTTGTTTCTTAGAGAATTAGGAACTACTATACTggacagatggagaaggcaatggcaccccactccagtactcttgcctggtaaatcccagggacaggggagcctggtgggctgccgtttatggggtcacacagagtcggacatgaccgaagcaacttagcagcagcagcatactggacagaggagcctggtgggctacagtccacaggcttgcaaagagttggacacagcttaacaactaaacaacaatacattCCTTGAGTGCAATAATCACCAAAATACAGTGGTATTTATTCAAAATTGAATAATAGTCATTGAGTGTCCACTACGCATCATGGTACATCACAATCAAGATTCAGTGATAAACCCAAGAGACACAATATAACCTGCCTCTAATGACATTTGGGGGAAACTCTTCTTGGGGGTTCTATGCAGGCTGCACCAGCAGCACCAAGCTTGGGTGCTACCTAGGCTGTTTGGAATACTACTCACTGTCAGTATTACACCTACTGTTTTAAAACATCCCTTAATCTTTAAAGTCACTGGTTGAAAAAAAAGCTAACTGTCCATTTTGAAAAGACTCTTCTCAGGGCTCCCTTTATGTCTTGATTCCTCAGGCTGTAGAtgaaggggttcagcatgggggtcACCACAGTGTACATCACAGCCATGACAGTCTCTTTAACAGTAGAGTTGTTAGATGAAGGGCAAAGATAGAGGCCAATGATTGTCCCATAGAAGAGAGACACCATGGAGAGGTGGGAGCCACAGGTGGAGAAAGCTTTGCGGATACCCCTGGCAGAGCGGACTTTGAG
Coding sequences within it:
- the LOC138083601 gene encoding olfactory receptor family 1 subfamily R member 1; the encoded protein is MALANLTSRPAFLLLGLMDGTDIHPLLFLLFLGVYLVNALGNLSMVVLVRSDAALRSPMYYFLGHLSLVDVCFTTVTVPRLLAGLLHPGQAVSFRGCFAQMYFFVALGITESYLLAAMSYDRAAAVCRPLHYAAVMTPGRCAALVGASWAVANLHSLLHTLLISKLSYPRAAPVRHFFCDMTVMLSLATSDTLAAETAIFSEGLAVVLTPLLLVALSYARILVAVLGVRSAGGRRRAFSTCGAHLVVVSLFFGSILSVYFRPSSAYSARYDRLASVVYAVVTPTLNPFIYSLRNKEVKGALKRGLRWRAAPPRGVTAGLDSLASQ